From the Cucumis sativus cultivar 9930 chromosome 5, Cucumber_9930_V3, whole genome shotgun sequence genome, the window cataaaaatgaaggatgaaaagctaaaaaaaaatagcatcaGATAGTTCTAACATATAAACTCAACTCTACGCTCCTACACAGACATTGAATTAGACCAGATAAATTCTGCTCTCAAACAATTACATATAAACTCTCTAGACATATGAACTTCAGACATTATATAACAACTCAACATCTCAATCTTGcgaatggtttttttttttttttttttttgcctggTACCATATTTGCAAATAGTTTGAGactaattgctatatttgcaatcgTCTTCACAAATGACAATGATATTTAGCACCATGGATCAGCAAACAAACACCATTGCAACCTTTGTTGTGACACTCTTTCCTGGCGTCTCAATGCTGCCTGATTTTCGGCTGCTCCATTTCTCATTCCTTAGATTCAATATCCTTTCACCCAATTTTGGTCAATTTTCAAGAATAGTTCCTCCAAATCCTCTGTTTTGCTCTAATTGCTCAATTTCTACCAAATAGATGAATTTATCCAAGCAAATGACCAATTAATCATCAACACTAGCagtaaataaatcttaaaaataactcacaaaataaataaataactcacAAAGTGCACCATCACATCCTCGGGTCATCTTGAGGAAAATATGATATACTGGCAGAAGCAACAACAAACAAAGCAAGCAGTAATCACTGCCAAAGTTCCAGCAAAAGTTATGATCTTTGAGAAAATAAGGCAGAATTTTATGCTTAACCACAGAATAGACACCTATTATAATTCAAGAAAGTGAGAGTATGTATTAATCGTGCATTTCGAACCAGAATAGAACAACAAATATAAAGGATAGAATAACTGCAATATAATTCAAGCATTTAAGGTATTTAGAACCTTCTTTTTCGAATAATTTCACTTGAAGTCAAAATTCACTGCACATTGGGTACCTACTGTTCTTTTTCACCCATtctattctttaaaaaaaatctcccaaaaaaaagtatttctaACCATCATCCGAAAACCAATCGACTAGGAGATAAATAACTTATCTATCTTATAATTAACTAAGAATCACCGACACTTCTAGATGGCCAAGTATCAGTGTCGGACACGTATTCGACACTGACACGCCTCCAACACGCCAACTAGCGtgtcaattattttatttattattttttttaatttcacacACACCCAGACATAGCTGGGAAACTTCTAAGACACGACTAGGACACTACTGGGTCATGGAACTTGCAGATATGGGAAGAAAAATTATACTaaaactaacattttaaagGCCCAAATGCCCAGCCTAAAGATAGACCATCAACCCCACATTTTAGGCTTATTATTGTCTGTCCTTTTCATTTCCTAAAAAACTTACCTTCCACAGCCACGAAATCCCTCATTTCTCCACGCCTAAAAACAGTCACACTCAAACATTCACGTCCAAACCTTCACACATAAATTCATGATTCTATGGtgtttaacttgttttttatgtttttaaatggAATATTGCACAATATGTTTGTATGCACgacttatatttaattttttaataaaaaaatgtgtctCCAACGTGTCGTGTACTACTTCTTTGAAAATTGACATGTCCACGCCGTCGCGTTGGTGTCCATGCTTCCTAATAAGGAGTGTGAGTTCCCATTCAAAAATATGGAATTCTCAACATTTCAATACTAACTAACAATTACTACATCCTTAATACTCTAATAATATTCCTTATTTTATCCTAATAGCATTTTTATCACCTTGCTTTCCTTCAAAGTGGAGTTCTTCTTCCTCTGCATCTTCCAATCAACTTCAAACATAAAGTTTTACTATCTACCAAATGTGCTATTTATTTACCTTGCGACTCCAGGAGTCCATTAGAAGTGGAGctcaaaactcaaacaaaCCTAACTTGGAACTAACCAGAGAGTCCAACCACAAGTTCGTCATCGAATTAACATGTCACTTAGTCTAAACCTATTTAATAATAAGGAAAATTACAtcagataacaaaaaaaaaaaaaaaaaacaacccgTAGCACCTCTATTTTGCATATTgaaaatatgacaagtaattaatgataatgatatcAGACTGCTATCAAAGGGCTATCACAGGATTATtcgcttttaaatttgctacttttacaatttagaaaatgtagtatCATCAGtcttattatcaattttttttatatttttgcaaaagtCCCTAATAATGTTGTACACTGTGAGTTTGTTATTTTACATTACATAAAGTATGGTTGAGTTGAGTTTACTCACTAACGTAGAGTTGCTTTGTTAAACCTTGGTTGAATCCACTATAACTTTATATACTGCCTTTTGGCTTCAAATAAATGACGGCAGAATTTATCAATCTATTAGAGCAGTAAGACTTACTTTTTTGTTATGACAAGTACAAAACTCCCTCTTTTGCACTGAATCTTGTTCTAGTAATGGTGGATCGAcagaatttttaaaactccTCAATGCAATTTCTTCTCATGAACATTTGCAATCTTGTATCCGTTCATCTTGATTTGTCTAATTATGTTCTTTGGTACTTCCAGATTTCTCTGATTCTTAAGGTTTACCAGTTGTTCAAGTATATTGATGGAACAATCAATCCACCAAATGCACCATTCTAACCGAAGGTCAACCTCCTCAAGTGAATCCTGAAAATGAGCAGTGGCATGAGAAAGAATAAGGCCTAATTACCTTGATCAACGCTGCTTTGTAGCAAAGTGTACTCTCCTTTGTTATCAGATGTCAAACTTCTAAGCCTTCTTGGTCcattcataatcataaaaatgaagataaataGCCTCAAGAATTAGCACAAACGGCCAACAGAAAGCATAGCCACTGTTTTCTTGAAGATAAGGTTCCATTTGAACTGAACCCTCTCTTGTCATTATAAAGGCTAGGCTAAATAAGTAGTCGATAATTGATTCTTAACTATTATTTCTTTGGTAGTGAATTTaagtgaataaataaatagaaggCACCAAAAAATACCTTTCAATTGAGTAGCTTCTTTGAACGTAAATTACTCTGCGAAAGAAGAGAGTGTACATGAAAGTGTCAGTTCGTTGAAACCTGCACATGCTTAGAACAGATAATCTTCTATCCATCGAACATCATCTCATTATACAGTTCTAGAGCTTTTGCTCTATTACCCTTCTTCAAGTACAACAAGATTAATGCCTGGTATATAGAGAGACAAGGTGTTAGAGAACTATCTTTCAcaatcttcaaatatttttcagcTTCCTCCAATCTCCCAGATTGACAAAGGCTCCCAATGAGTGCAAAGAAAACTGACACCCCAGGAGACAGTAATCTAGCTCCCATTTCATAATAAAGCTTAAGAATCTCCTGAATTTCACCACTTTTCCTATATCCTATGATTAGATTGGTGTAAGTGGTTTCATCAGGTAAAAACcctttatctaataaaatggTTAACAATGCATTAGCCTTTTTCACATCTCCTTTCTCACAAATCTTATCTATTGCCACATTGAAAACTGAACAACTAGGAAGAAACCCTCTTTCTAACATTTTCTCACACATGCTCAAGATTTCTTCTGAATGTCCTGATATAGCACACCCTTCAATGAGAAGATTAAAGGTCTCAGGATATGGCTTCAAACCCATGTTTTCCATTTCTTGCATTAAGCAATGTGCTTCCTCAACCTTTCCCCCTCTACAGTGGACACCAATGAACAAGgtataaatgaaagaattcGCCTGAAACCCTCTTTCAGACATTTCCTCAAACACTTCCCATGTGGATGTTATGCTCCCAGTTTTGACTTTAGCATAAACAATCAGTGAATAAGCAATGTCATCAAGAACCATATTTTTCTGCAACATTCTTTTCAACAACGTTATACCATCTTCAACTCTTCCCTCCTCCAAAATCCTGTAAATCAAACAAGCATTGACAATCAAAGAAGCAGAGCAACGACTGCCGTGGATTCTATTCAACATATCAGAAGTTTCTTGCAATTTACCTTCCTTACATAACGAATTAATCATGATTCTAACTGTAATCGCATTTGGGTAAACTCTTTTCCGGATCATTTGCTCATAAATTTTCCAAACCTTAAGATTCTCATCAGATTTTTCCACAACATGAATCAAAGTGTTGAAACTTATCAAACTCAACGAGAACCCACGTTCTTCCAAATGGGAACAAACACACAAAGCAAAATCAATCAATCTCAATTTAGCACAAGTCTGAACCAATAAATCAAACACAAATGGGGATGAACCAGTCACCTCATAGGAATCCATTAGCGAGTCTACAACAGAGTAATCAAAAGAGTTCccctcatttttcttcaatattgaCTCGAGCAAAGCTCGAGCATCGAGTACCAGCCGCGCTTTCACTAAAATATGAATCATAATACCGAAGGATTGAGGCCCATGATTGAAATTCTTCCTCTTGGCCGACCAGTGGAAGAACCCCAGAGCGCGTTTGGCATCAACAGGTTGCTGGAATTTGAGCAGGACTTTTTGAACCAAGAAGTCGTTTAATTCGAGAAACTGGAATTTTCGAGAAAGAGTGTCCCAGCTTTGGCGTCTTGTGAGGGAATCGCATATGGAATTAACAGTTGCATCGTCGTTGATAAGTTTATCTGCAACTGGAATTGAGATGAGGTTTCGCATGGATAAGCAGAGAGAAATTTTGGATGAGAGAACAATTGGTGACAGTTTTTGACGAAGCAATGCCATGAAATAGAGAAATTCGAGAAACTGAGAAAGAATGTTAATGGAAATTTGATGAGCAATCCATTCAACTTCCCCTTTTTTgtcttaagaaaaaacaatctcttctcttctcttctcttctcttctcttctgcATGTAAGAGCGAGTTACCCAAACCGTTGGCCCTTACAGTCCACAACCCACCCACGGCTGTAAGAAAAACTTAGATACATAATGTTTTTGTatagaagaaattgaaaatagttgTAGAtcgtttcaaatataatttgaaaattttagggtGTTATATGTCATCTTGGACCAACAGCCTTTAGCTCAAAACAGTATATGGTTAGGAGTTTGATctaaataaagtataaatacTTCACCGTAAATTAAAGTTGTCTCATCTACTCACTTCGAAACATATTGGCTTAATTTGTGAATTGCAAAAGTTATACATGGAAGAGAAACAATTACGACCAATGATAGCATGAGATTTAGATTAAGAGAATAGAACTCGGTATCTTCAAGTAACTGAAAAGTATAATTTCATTGACTCGATAAGATGTGCAAGCTTCACCCAAGGAAATACTTCAAAGAGCTTATATATTCTAGCTTGAAAACATCATTGAGAGCTTTTAAAGAAACAATCAGAGACAGATAAACACCAATGACTATAATATATATCGTCAACATATACCAATAAGAACACAAAATCTAAACTTTTTCCATTGCTAAACAAATAATCGGATTTAGATTGGCAAAAACCAGGTAGAGATAAAAACCAACATTTGTGTTCTTATTccagtaaaattttaaatgatgttGTCTCACAAGGGACAGACGTGACAAGGTTATAGATGAGTTGTGTTATGGTGAATAAAATGCCAATCATCTTTTAAGGTATATAAATGTATGAAAGAGGGGTATCATAGTCTATCATGTCAAAAATTAACAGGTATACATTGGCAGACTAggtaaaacataataaataattttagcttaaagaaaaaaaagatttttaaaaaaaataatataaaatttgaaacgtatttcaaaaataggtttGGTGCAAagctatttaaaaaaaaaagtgagttGAGGTGAAAGTCGTGTACCATGAAGTGGATCCCacatcttccattttttctcttatttttatatatatactacagAAGCCCtacacttttttattttctcattatttatatacgtgaGTTCCacatattttcctttttctcattatatatatatacccacatataataatatatatattaaacattcaaattttaaaaatatatttctttattaaattaacttatttttttcttttttctttatatatatatttaaatatcataatcttcaaatatacacacatttgggatgtaataataataataatatattattgttattattattattattatgtttttaacttttttttaaaatacattttttcctctctccCTTCCCTCACGTGTGCCCCCTCCcccatctttttctcttcctcttcctcgtGCCCTACCTCCAGCCGCACCCTCCAGCCGACCACCATcacttttctccttttcttctccGATCCACGGCCGCCGcctctatttttcttccttctttttcgtttttctcTTCCGTTCAAACCACTACTGACTGCCTCTATTTCCGACGAAGCCAAGATCCAGTCGAGTCCAAGCATCGTTCACGCAGGCACGCCGACGTCCGATCTCTTCTCCTCGTCCCATCGCCGCTGCACCATTCTCCTGAGGTCGTCGTCCGTTCGTGTTGCACAGCCGAGTCGCGACTCCTTCGCGCGCATAGTCCCACAGCCGAGTCATTCGTTCCCCACAGAAACCACTCGTGAGTTGCGGGCCGTTTGTCCAAGCCGGCTTGCACTCCACTCTTTTGCTTGATCTTTTGTTTAGGTTCGATAATTACTGTCTTTTTCCACTGTGAAGTcgaatttgttttgttggtaACAAATTAAGTTTGGGTTGTGATTATTTCAAAGCTGTTCAAACGCTACGGTTGGGATAATTGGCTAAATAGTTAACTTACTTCGAAGGTGTTGTAAGTAACGTGGGTCCCTTGTATTCATAaccaatttgtgaattttttgaGTTCGGCTTGCCAATATTTGGTAAGCTAGAATCTACCTTGAGGGGAAATTAAGTGGGAGTATATATTGTGGAAATAATTGAGTTCATATTCTTATGGTTAGGTGTTTTGGGTGATATATATACGTATAGATGTAGACttggtgttgaatgtatactgtgaATGACTGGAAACATATATGTACTTGAATTGACGTAGACTTGATAatgaatgcatattgtgattgtcttgaattatatatatatatagatgtgGATGTAGACAGGACGacaattgtagattgtgttgtATAAGATgtggatgtgaacttgtgattgtTGATTTGATTGGGTGTAGGTCATACTAAAGTATGGTTTTGTACTAGCGAATTGAGGGGTGTTATGACTTTATAGTTTGTTTGACTGATGTATTAAAATGTTACCGACTGTCATTGGGCTAAAGTGAGATAGGTTGTCTGTTAGAGTGTAGAGTGTTAAATGAAAGGATTATATGTTGAGGTAACTGAATTGTACTATACATGACtgttaagatgtttagaatggattaagggaaaaattgttagctttctattgggatgtgtgcctTTTAggtatcctacgggatcaccactTATTGTGCATCCTTTGGGAGCATTacactgatatgtgtttctgca encodes:
- the LOC101208702 gene encoding pentatricopeptide repeat-containing protein At1g66345, mitochondrial, yielding MALLRQKLSPIVLSSKISLCLSMRNLISIPVADKLINDDATVNSICDSLTRRQSWDTLSRKFQFLELNDFLVQKVLLKFQQPVDAKRALGFFHWSAKRKNFNHGPQSFGIMIHILVKARLVLDARALLESILKKNEGNSFDYSVVDSLMDSYEVTGSSPFVFDLLVQTCAKLRLIDFALCVCSHLEERGFSLSLISFNTLIHVVEKSDENLKVWKIYEQMIRKRVYPNAITVRIMINSLCKEGKLQETSDMLNRIHGSRCSASLIVNACLIYRILEEGRVEDGITLLKRMLQKNMVLDDIAYSLIVYAKVKTGSITSTWEVFEEMSERGFQANSFIYTLFIGVHCRGGKVEEAHCLMQEMENMGLKPYPETFNLLIEGCAISGHSEEILSMCEKMLERGFLPSCSVFNVAIDKICEKGDVKKANALLTILLDKGFLPDETTYTNLIIGYRKSGEIQEILKLYYEMGARLLSPGVSVFFALIGSLCQSGRLEEAEKYLKIVKDSSLTPCLSIYQALILLYLKKGNRAKALELYNEMMFDG